Proteins encoded within one genomic window of Fusarium musae strain F31 chromosome 4, whole genome shotgun sequence:
- a CDS encoding hypothetical protein (EggNog:ENOG41), which produces MAQLLEDVALKGKIEAMTEENKHLNDQNDELDPICLDTLSRRPWFAMDSKRVRDEGLFYSALANFLFRNPGRQDLISPETIGDIAARWKMGSPLTIEHIEPGHPSYRKPTILTMGCFALRRSNKVMFVHTVVLLMFLEIIQAQSFVEEHGGGQVAPAV; this is translated from the exons ATGGCTCAActccttgaagatgtcgCCCTCAAGGGGAAGATTGAGGCCATGACGGAAGAGAACAAGCACCTAAATGATCAGAATGACGAGCTT GACCCTATTTGTCTCGACACCCTCAGCAGGCGGCCCTGGTTCGCCATGGACTCGAAGCGTGTCCGTGACGAAGGCCTTTTCTACTCGGCGCTCGCGAACTTCCTGTTTAGAAACCCCGGCCGACAGGATCTGATCAGCCCGGAGACCATCGGCGACATCGCCGCCCGCTGGAAGATGGGTTCGCCTCTGACCATCGAGCACATCGAGCCGGGCCACCCGTCGTACAGGAAGCCCACCATCCTGACTATGGGGTGCTTTGCGCTG AGGAGATCGAACAAGGTTATGTTTGTTCACACCGTCGtgctcttgatgttcttggagaTCATCCAAGCACAAAGCTTTGTGGAGGAGCATGGGGGAGGGCAAGTGGCTCCAGCCGTTTAA